The following are encoded in a window of Deinococcus aerolatus genomic DNA:
- a CDS encoding divergent PAP2 family protein → MNSFAELLSNRWLWTAILASTSAQLIKVFLILLIERRWRPAAFMETGGMPSSHSAMVAALNTGVGLSEGVGSAAFAVSAVFGMIVMYDATGVRHASGQQGALLNELISELRDVVRAGFAPLPVRVLLGHTYLEVLMGILLGIGAGFLAFRVL, encoded by the coding sequence GTGAACTCGTTCGCTGAGCTGCTGAGCAACCGCTGGCTGTGGACGGCCATCCTGGCCTCCACCAGCGCGCAGCTCATCAAGGTTTTTCTGATTCTGCTGATCGAGCGGCGCTGGCGGCCTGCGGCCTTTATGGAAACGGGTGGCATGCCCAGCAGCCACAGCGCCATGGTGGCCGCCCTGAACACCGGCGTCGGCCTGTCCGAGGGCGTGGGCAGCGCGGCCTTTGCCGTCAGCGCCGTTTTCGGCATGATCGTCATGTATGACGCGACGGGCGTACGCCACGCCAGCGGCCAGCAGGGCGCCCTGCTTAACGAGCTGATCAGCGAACTGCGTGACGTGGTGCGTGCGGGCTTCGCGCCGCTGCCAGTGCGGGTGTTGCTGGGCCATACCTATCTGGAAGTGCTGATGGGCATCCTTCTGGGTATCGGCGCGGGCTTTCTGGCCTTCCGGGTGCTGTAA
- a CDS encoding bifunctional 5,10-methylenetetrahydrofolate dehydrogenase/5,10-methenyltetrahydrofolate cyclohydrolase, whose product MTARVLAGPPAAEVLLQDAAARASRLPAQPSLVIVRVGDDPASVSYVRGKARKAGEVGLRGTVHALPEATSQADLLAVIDSLNRDDDVNGILVQLPLPAHIAEMAVLHAIDPRKDVDGFHPLNVGELWAARPALTPCTPAGIMFLLKHYGIAVAGVRAVIVGRSHLVGRPLAALLLNADATVTVAHSRTHGLPSVTREADLLIAAAGCPGLITPEMVKPGATVIDVGINRVPGAGGRSHLVGDVHPDVSGVAGALTPVPGGVGPMTVAQLLANTVRAAELQHHLRSEGAGELVR is encoded by the coding sequence GTGACCGCACGGGTGCTGGCGGGGCCGCCCGCGGCCGAGGTGCTGTTGCAAGACGCCGCAGCGCGGGCCAGTCGCCTGCCAGCCCAGCCCAGCCTGGTCATCGTGCGCGTGGGGGACGATCCCGCCAGCGTCAGCTACGTGCGCGGCAAGGCGCGCAAGGCCGGCGAGGTGGGCCTGCGCGGCACCGTTCACGCGCTGCCAGAGGCCACCTCCCAGGCCGACCTGCTGGCCGTGATCGACAGTCTGAACCGCGACGATGACGTGAACGGCATCCTGGTGCAGCTGCCGCTGCCCGCGCATATCGCCGAGATGGCCGTGCTGCACGCCATCGACCCGCGCAAGGATGTGGACGGCTTCCACCCCCTGAACGTGGGGGAGCTGTGGGCCGCCCGGCCGGCGCTGACGCCCTGCACCCCGGCCGGGATCATGTTCCTGCTGAAGCACTACGGGATTGCGGTGGCCGGCGTGCGGGCCGTGATCGTGGGCCGCAGCCATCTGGTGGGCCGCCCGCTGGCCGCGCTGCTGCTCAACGCCGACGCCACCGTGACCGTGGCCCACAGCCGCACCCACGGGCTGCCCAGCGTGACCCGTGAGGCGGATCTCCTGATTGCGGCCGCCGGCTGCCCCGGGCTGATCACGCCGGAGATGGTCAAGCCCGGGGCTACTGTGATCGACGTGGGCATCAACCGCGTGCCGGGAGCCGGGGGCCGCAGCCATCTGGTGGGCGATGTTCACCCGGACGTCTCTGGCGTGGCCGGGGCGCTGACCCCGGTGCCGGGCGGCGTCGGTCCCATGACCGTGGCGCAGCTGCTGGCGAACACCGTGCGGGCCGCCGAATTGCAGCATCATCTGCGTTCCGAGGGTGCCGGTGAACTCGTTCGCTGA
- the nusB gene encoding transcription antitermination factor NusB — protein sequence MTRRRDKAVQPVGTRRAAREFAFRVLFEADRGDLPLDTVFTRSEGQMRDGDDTFPRLNEEALTFARELVDGIGARRAEIDETLHRTIRGWSFGQMAQTDLNVLRLATFEMGHTAEPHPPVIESAVRIARKFGGDDSGRFVNGVLAGLSRSMKTALAGPQAEQE from the coding sequence TTGACCCGCCGCCGGGACAAGGCCGTCCAGCCGGTCGGTACCCGCCGCGCCGCCCGCGAATTTGCCTTCCGCGTGCTGTTCGAGGCGGACCGGGGTGACCTGCCGCTGGACACGGTGTTTACCCGCAGCGAGGGCCAGATGCGCGACGGCGACGACACCTTCCCGCGCCTGAACGAGGAGGCCCTGACCTTCGCCCGCGAGCTGGTGGACGGCATCGGAGCGCGCCGCGCCGAGATCGACGAGACGCTGCACCGCACCATCCGTGGTTGGAGCTTCGGGCAGATGGCCCAGACGGACCTGAACGTGCTGCGGCTGGCCACCTTCGAGATGGGCCACACCGCCGAGCCCCACCCCCCGGTGATCGAGAGCGCCGTACGCATCGCCCGCAAGTTCGGGGGTGATGATTCCGGACGTTTCGTGAACGGCGTGCTGGCGGGCCTGAGCCGCAGCATGAAGACCGCGCTCGCCGGACCGCAGGCGGAGCAGGAGTGA
- a CDS encoding Asp23/Gls24 family envelope stress response protein codes for MASNPTQSNTPSSEVEISKSVLMDIAATTITGIEGTEVASAPLNMGEVLRNQSSARKPRALRVTRDGGSVSVDVGLNVDFGQNLMGVSQQVQRAVCENIELMTGLKVRAVNVTVQGVCVPAAPAVRGLS; via the coding sequence ATGGCAAGCAACCCAACTCAGTCCAACACCCCCAGTTCCGAAGTCGAGATCAGCAAGAGCGTCCTGATGGACATCGCCGCCACCACCATCACCGGCATCGAGGGCACCGAGGTCGCCTCCGCGCCGCTGAATATGGGCGAGGTGCTGCGCAACCAGAGCAGCGCCCGCAAACCCCGCGCCCTGCGGGTGACCCGCGACGGCGGCAGCGTCAGTGTGGACGTGGGCCTGAACGTGGATTTCGGGCAGAATCTGATGGGCGTGTCCCAGCAGGTGCAGCGCGCCGTGTGCGAGAACATTGAGCTGATGACCGGCCTGAAGGTCCGGGCCGTCAACGTCACCGTTCAGGGCGTGTGCGTTCCCGCCGCGCCCGCCGTTCGGGGGCTGTCTTGA
- the ligA gene encoding NAD-dependent DNA ligase LigA, whose protein sequence is MDQAEFAPLENGPSECDPSENGPGGYGDYLALSAEIARHNRAYHEQDAPTIPDSEYDALVRRLRGLEAANPGWAAQAAQQLGADTSPAQAVGGAPSTAFQPVSHPTPMTSLDNAFDDAELSDWREKLARSLNLPPEHDDFVFTGELKVDGLSVNLYYKGGQLQWAATRGNGSVGELVTAQVATVPGIPTVLKNLTGELPGGEIEVRGEVYMSRADFAAYNAQAEELGTPLLKNPRNGAAGALRQKDPEVTRTRNLKAVFYALGKRDGVPATTQGEVLAWLNAQGFSISRYSEQLAGIDAAADYHARMTAQRQSFEFDADGTVFKLDSLRLQEEAGFTSRAPRWAIAYKFPVEEVETVLGSISVNVGRTGKLTPLAHLSPRLIEGSTVSKATLHNEDFVRDLDLRVGDTVVVRKSGGVIPQIMRVVKEKRPSDAQPFVFPDTCPECGQPVTRDPEDANTYCTNPACPAQTYKLVEYFVSRGAMDIAGVGSKLIAQLLTSGLIHDAADLYALDAGTLAGLERGGEKKAGNILAELEASKTRPLWRLINALGLDHVGERNARALAGAFGTLDALMAATPEQIEAVPGLGKVIGASVAVALKTDSYVTLLNKLKAAGVNPQAEEVRRGEQLRGLNFVITGSLGRPRDAIKAELEAAGGRVTGSVTGKTSYLIAGEDAGSKLTRAQELGVDVLDEAGLAALLAEKGVEEQG, encoded by the coding sequence ATGGATCAGGCCGAGTTTGCGCCCCTTGAGAACGGGCCCAGTGAGTGTGACCCCAGTGAGAACGGCCCCGGTGGGTATGGGGATTATCTGGCGCTGAGCGCCGAGATTGCCCGCCACAACCGCGCCTACCACGAGCAGGACGCGCCCACCATTCCCGACAGTGAATACGACGCGCTGGTGAGGCGCCTGCGTGGCCTGGAGGCTGCCAACCCCGGATGGGCTGCCCAGGCCGCGCAGCAGCTGGGGGCGGACACCAGCCCCGCGCAGGCGGTGGGCGGCGCTCCCAGCACGGCCTTCCAGCCGGTGAGCCATCCCACCCCGATGACCAGCCTGGACAACGCCTTCGACGACGCTGAACTCAGTGACTGGCGCGAGAAGCTGGCCCGCTCACTGAACCTGCCGCCCGAGCACGACGATTTCGTGTTTACCGGGGAGCTGAAGGTCGACGGCCTGAGTGTGAATCTGTATTACAAGGGCGGGCAGTTGCAGTGGGCCGCCACGCGCGGCAACGGCTCAGTTGGCGAGCTCGTGACCGCGCAGGTGGCGACGGTGCCGGGCATTCCCACCGTGCTGAAAAACCTGACCGGCGAGCTGCCAGGTGGTGAGATAGAGGTGCGCGGCGAGGTCTACATGAGCCGGGCAGACTTTGCCGCCTACAACGCGCAGGCCGAGGAACTGGGCACCCCGCTGCTGAAGAACCCCCGCAACGGCGCGGCGGGTGCCCTGCGCCAGAAAGACCCGGAAGTAACGCGCACCCGCAACCTCAAGGCCGTCTTTTACGCGCTGGGCAAACGCGACGGCGTCCCCGCCACCACCCAAGGCGAGGTGCTGGCCTGGCTGAACGCCCAGGGCTTTTCCATCAGCCGCTACAGCGAGCAGCTGGCTGGGATTGACGCCGCCGCCGACTACCACGCCCGCATGACCGCCCAGCGTCAGTCCTTCGAGTTCGACGCCGACGGCACGGTGTTCAAACTCGATTCCCTGAGACTTCAGGAGGAGGCGGGATTCACCAGCCGCGCTCCACGCTGGGCGATTGCCTACAAGTTCCCGGTGGAGGAGGTGGAGACGGTGCTGGGGAGCATCAGCGTGAACGTGGGCCGCACCGGCAAGCTGACGCCACTGGCGCATCTCTCGCCCCGCCTGATCGAGGGCAGCACCGTCAGCAAGGCCACCCTGCACAACGAGGATTTCGTGCGGGATCTGGATCTGCGCGTCGGGGATACGGTGGTGGTCCGCAAGTCCGGCGGCGTGATTCCGCAGATCATGCGCGTGGTCAAGGAAAAACGCCCGTCAGATGCGCAGCCCTTCGTCTTTCCCGATACCTGTCCGGAGTGCGGCCAGCCGGTCACGCGCGATCCCGAGGATGCCAACACGTACTGCACCAACCCGGCCTGCCCGGCGCAGACCTACAAACTCGTGGAGTACTTTGTCTCGCGCGGCGCGATGGACATTGCGGGGGTGGGCAGCAAGCTGATCGCGCAGTTGCTGACATCGGGCCTGATCCACGACGCGGCCGACCTGTACGCTCTGGACGCCGGGACGCTGGCCGGGCTGGAGCGCGGCGGCGAGAAGAAGGCCGGGAACATTCTGGCCGAGCTGGAGGCCAGCAAGACCCGCCCGCTGTGGCGCCTGATCAACGCGCTGGGCCTGGACCACGTGGGCGAGCGCAATGCCAGGGCGCTGGCCGGGGCCTTTGGCACGCTGGACGCGCTGATGGCCGCCACCCCCGAGCAGATCGAGGCCGTGCCGGGCCTGGGCAAGGTGATCGGCGCGAGCGTGGCGGTGGCCCTGAAAACCGACAGTTACGTCACGCTGCTGAACAAACTGAAGGCGGCAGGCGTCAATCCGCAGGCGGAGGAGGTCCGGCGCGGCGAACAGTTGCGCGGGCTGAATTTCGTCATCACCGGCAGCCTGGGCCGCCCGCGCGACGCCATCAAGGCCGAGCTGGAGGCCGCCGGGGGCCGAGTGACCGGCAGCGTGACCGGCAAGACCTCCTACCTGATTGCCGGGGAGGACGCCGGCAGCAAGCTGACCCGCGCGCAGGAACTGGGGGTGGACGTGCTGGACGAGGCCGGGCTGGCGGCCCTGCTGGCCGAAAAAGGGGTGGAAGAGCAGGGGTAG